In the Hyphomonadaceae bacterium BL14 genome, one interval contains:
- the fusA gene encoding elongation factor G has product MARDYKIEDYRNFGIMAHIDAGKTTTTERILFYTGKSHKIGEVHDGAATMDWMEQEQERGITITSAATTCFWKDKRLNIIDTPGHVDFTIEVERSLRVLDGAVALLDANAGVEPQTETVWRQGDKYKVPRMVFVNKMDKLGADFYRCVDMIKERLAAKPLCLQLPIGSESDFAGCIDLLTMKALIWESENLGATWREEDVPADMADKAAEYREYLVETLVELDETVMEAYLEGTEPDIATLKRLIRLGTLQLAFNPVLCGTAFKNKGVQPLLDAVVDYLPSPVDVLNIRGIDPRTEAEIERQSSDASPLSMLAFKIMNDPFVGSLTFCRIYSGQITTGTSVLNTVKDKKERVGRMLLMHANSREDIKEAFAGDIVAIAGLKDTTTGDTLCDPASPVILERMEFPEPVIEIAIEPKSKGDQEKLGMALARLAAEDPSFRVKTDEESGQTIIAGMGELHLDILVDRMRREFKVEANVGQPKVAYRETLGQAYEIDYTHKKQTGGTGQFARIKVRFAPGEPGSGYAFESKVVGGSVPKEYVPGVEKGINSVRENGLLAGFPVIDFTATLLDGAYHDVDSSVLAFEIAARAALREAKSNLRMKLLEPIMKVEVVTPDDYTGSVIGDLNSRRGQIQGQEMRGNATVVNAMVPLANMFGYVNNLRSATQGRAQFTMQFDHYEPVPQAVAEDVISKIA; this is encoded by the coding sequence ATGGCCCGCGACTACAAGATCGAGGACTACCGCAATTTCGGCATCATGGCCCACATCGATGCGGGCAAGACCACGACGACCGAACGGATCCTCTTCTACACCGGCAAGTCCCACAAGATCGGCGAAGTCCACGACGGCGCCGCGACCATGGACTGGATGGAGCAGGAGCAGGAGCGCGGCATCACGATCACGTCTGCGGCCACGACGTGCTTCTGGAAAGACAAGCGCCTGAACATCATCGACACGCCCGGCCACGTGGACTTCACGATTGAAGTCGAGCGCAGCCTGCGCGTTCTGGACGGCGCCGTGGCGCTGCTGGACGCCAATGCCGGTGTGGAGCCCCAGACCGAAACGGTCTGGCGCCAGGGGGACAAGTACAAGGTCCCGCGCATGGTGTTCGTCAACAAGATGGACAAGCTGGGCGCCGATTTCTACCGCTGCGTCGACATGATCAAGGAGCGCCTGGCCGCCAAGCCGCTCTGCCTCCAGCTGCCGATCGGGTCGGAAAGCGACTTCGCTGGCTGCATTGACCTTCTCACCATGAAGGCGCTGATCTGGGAATCGGAAAACCTGGGTGCCACCTGGCGTGAGGAAGACGTCCCCGCCGACATGGCCGACAAGGCCGCCGAGTACCGCGAGTACCTCGTCGAGACTCTGGTGGAGCTCGATGAGACGGTCATGGAGGCCTATCTTGAAGGCACCGAGCCCGACATCGCGACCCTGAAGCGCCTGATCCGTCTGGGCACGCTGCAGCTGGCCTTCAACCCGGTGCTGTGTGGCACGGCGTTCAAGAACAAGGGCGTGCAGCCGCTGCTGGACGCGGTGGTGGATTATCTGCCCTCGCCGGTGGACGTGCTGAACATTCGTGGCATCGACCCGCGCACCGAGGCCGAGATCGAGCGCCAGTCCTCGGACGCGTCGCCGCTGTCCATGCTGGCCTTCAAGATCATGAACGACCCGTTCGTGGGCTCGCTGACCTTCTGCCGCATCTATTCGGGCCAGATCACCACCGGCACCTCGGTGCTGAACACGGTGAAGGACAAGAAGGAACGCGTCGGCCGCATGCTGCTCATGCACGCCAATTCGCGTGAAGACATCAAGGAGGCCTTCGCTGGTGACATCGTCGCCATTGCGGGCCTGAAAGACACCACCACGGGTGACACGCTGTGCGACCCGGCCTCTCCGGTCATTCTGGAGCGCATGGAGTTCCCCGAGCCGGTGATCGAGATCGCCATCGAGCCGAAATCCAAGGGCGACCAGGAAAAGCTCGGCATGGCGCTGGCGCGTCTGGCGGCGGAGGACCCGTCCTTCCGCGTCAAGACCGACGAGGAATCCGGCCAGACCATCATTGCCGGCATGGGCGAGCTGCACCTGGACATCCTGGTTGACCGCATGCGCCGCGAGTTCAAGGTCGAGGCCAATGTCGGCCAGCCCAAAGTGGCCTATCGCGAGACGCTGGGTCAGGCTTACGAGATCGACTACACCCACAAGAAGCAGACCGGCGGTACCGGCCAGTTCGCCCGCATCAAGGTGCGCTTCGCGCCGGGCGAGCCGGGCTCGGGCTATGCCTTCGAGTCCAAGGTGGTCGGCGGCTCGGTGCCGAAGGAATACGTGCCGGGCGTGGAAAAGGGCATCAATTCGGTGCGCGAGAACGGCCTGCTGGCCGGCTTCCCGGTGATCGATTTCACCGCGACCCTGCTCGACGGTGCCTATCACGATGTGGACTCCAGCGTGCTGGCGTTCGAGATCGCGGCCCGTGCTGCCCTGCGCGAAGCCAAGTCGAACCTGCGCATGAAGCTCCTCGAGCCGATCATGAAGGTCGAAGTGGTCACCCCGGACGACTATACCGGGTCGGTGATCGGCGACCTGAACTCCCGGCGCGGCCAGATCCAGGGCCAGGAGATGCGCGGCAATGCCACGGTGGTGAACGCCATGGTGCCGCTGGCGAACATGTTCGGGTACGTGAACAACCTGCGTTCGGCCACTCAGGGCCGCGCCCAGTTCACCATGCAATTTGATCACTACGAGCCCGTGCCGCAGGCCGTGGCCGAGGATGTGATCTCCAAGATCGCCTGA
- the rplV gene encoding 50S ribosomal protein L22: protein MGQAKNPRRVADNEARAKLRMLRISPQKLNLIATMIRGKKVERALNDLEFSRKRASADVKKLLQSAVANAENNHGLDIDSLVVSEAYVGKNLVMKRFRARARGRGAKILKPFSELTIVVREVEETV from the coding sequence ATGGGTCAGGCGAAGAACCCCCGGCGGGTCGCCGATAACGAAGCGCGCGCCAAGCTGCGCATGCTGCGTATCAGCCCGCAAAAGCTCAACCTCATTGCCACGATGATCCGCGGCAAGAAGGTGGAGCGTGCGCTCAACGATCTCGAGTTCTCGCGCAAGCGGGCCTCGGCGGACGTGAAGAAGCTGCTCCAGTCTGCGGTCGCGAATGCGGAAAACAATCACGGTCTGGACATCGACTCGCTGGTCGTGTCCGAGGCCTATGTCGGCAAGAACCTGGTGATGAAGCGCTTCCGGGCCCGCGCACGCGGCCGCGGCGCCAAAATCCTGAAGCCGTTCTCCGAGCTGACGATCGTCGTGCGCGAAGTTGAGGAGACCGTCTGA
- the rpsS gene encoding 30S ribosomal protein S19 — MPRSVWKGPFVDGHLLKKADAAHSAGRKQAIKTWSRRSTVMPQFVGLTFQVHNGNKFIPVVVSEEMVGHKLGEFAPTRTYYGHAADKKAKRK, encoded by the coding sequence ATGCCTCGCTCTGTCTGGAAAGGCCCGTTTGTTGACGGGCACCTCCTGAAGAAAGCCGACGCTGCGCACTCTGCCGGGCGCAAGCAGGCGATCAAGACGTGGTCGCGCCGCTCGACGGTGATGCCGCAATTCGTGGGCCTGACGTTCCAGGTTCATAACGGCAACAAGTTCATCCCGGTGGTCGTCTCGGAAGAGATGGTGGGCCACAAGCTGGGCGAGTTCGCTCCGACGCGCACCTATTACGGCCACGCGGCGGACAAGAAGGCGAAGAGGAAGTAG
- the tuf gene encoding elongation factor Tu, producing MAKGKFERNKPHVNIGTIGHVDHGKTTLTAAITKYFGEFRAYDQIDGAPEEKARGITISTAHVEYETPGRHYAHVDCPGHADYVKNMITGAAQMDGAILVVNAADGPMPQTREHILLARQVGVPALVVFLNKVDQVDDAELLELVEMEVRELLSSYDFPGDDIPIIAGSALHAMNGTQPEIGENQIRALMAAVDEYIPTPERAIDQPFLMPIEDVFSISGRGTVVTGRVERGIVKVGDEIEIVGLRDTKKTICTGVEMFRKLLDQGQAGDNVGVLLRGVDREGVERGQVLCKPGTIKPHKKFVAEAYILTKEEGGRHTPFFTNYRPQFYFRTTDVTGVVSLLDGTEMVMPGDNVEINVELITPIAMEEKLRFAIREGGRTVGAGVVAKIVE from the coding sequence ATGGCCAAGGGTAAGTTTGAGCGTAACAAGCCGCACGTCAACATTGGCACGATTGGTCACGTTGACCATGGCAAGACGACGCTGACGGCTGCGATTACGAAGTATTTCGGCGAGTTCCGTGCGTATGACCAGATTGACGGTGCGCCGGAAGAGAAGGCGCGCGGGATCACGATCTCGACGGCGCACGTCGAGTACGAGACGCCGGGCCGTCACTATGCGCACGTCGACTGCCCGGGCCACGCGGACTATGTGAAGAACATGATCACGGGCGCGGCGCAGATGGACGGCGCGATCCTGGTTGTGAACGCGGCGGACGGCCCGATGCCGCAGACGCGCGAGCACATTCTGCTGGCCCGTCAGGTGGGTGTGCCGGCTCTGGTTGTGTTCCTGAACAAGGTTGACCAGGTCGACGACGCCGAGCTTCTGGAGCTGGTGGAGATGGAGGTTCGCGAGCTTCTGTCGTCCTACGACTTCCCGGGCGACGACATTCCGATCATTGCGGGCTCGGCGCTGCACGCCATGAACGGTACGCAGCCCGAGATCGGCGAGAATCAGATCCGTGCGCTGATGGCGGCTGTGGACGAGTACATCCCGACCCCGGAGCGTGCCATTGACCAGCCCTTCCTGATGCCGATCGAGGACGTGTTCTCCATTTCGGGCCGTGGCACGGTGGTGACGGGGCGTGTCGAGCGCGGCATCGTGAAAGTGGGCGACGAGATCGAGATTGTGGGCCTGCGCGACACCAAGAAGACGATCTGCACGGGTGTCGAGATGTTCCGCAAGCTGCTCGACCAGGGCCAGGCGGGCGACAATGTGGGCGTTCTGCTGCGCGGCGTTGACCGCGAGGGCGTGGAGCGCGGCCAGGTATTGTGCAAGCCGGGCACGATCAAGCCGCACAAGAAGTTCGTGGCCGAGGCCTATATCCTGACCAAGGAAGAGGGTGGCCGTCACACGCCGTTCTTCACCAATTACCGTCCGCAATTCTACTTCCGCACGACGGACGTGACGGGTGTGGTGAGCCTTCTGGACGGCACCGAGATGGTGATGCCGGGCGACAATGTCGAGATCAATGTCGAGCTGATCACCCCGATCGCGATGGAAGAGAAGCTGCGCTTCGCCATCCGTGAAGGCGGGCGCACCGTGGGTGCCGGCGTGGTGGCCAAGATCGTCGAGTAA
- the rplB gene encoding 50S ribosomal protein L2 — translation MALKFFKPTSPGRRALVLVDRSELHAGKPEKTLVEGLRKKGGRNNTGRITARRIGGGAKRLYRVIDFKRRKFDVPATVERLEYDPNRTAFIALIRYEDGELAYILAPQRLAVGDAVLAGERVDVKPGNAMPLKAMPVGTIVHNVELKPLKGGQIARSAGAYAQLVGRDAGYAQLRLMSGELRAVHQDCMATIGAVSNADHLNINLGKAGRKRHMGKRPSVRGVAMNPVDHPHGGGEGRTSGGRHPVTPWGKPTKGPRTRSNKSTSKFIIRSRHERKKR, via the coding sequence ATGGCTCTGAAATTCTTCAAGCCGACCTCGCCCGGCCGCCGCGCGCTTGTGCTGGTGGACCGTAGCGAGCTGCATGCCGGCAAGCCGGAGAAGACCCTCGTCGAGGGCCTTCGCAAGAAGGGCGGCCGCAACAATACCGGGCGCATCACCGCCCGCCGCATCGGCGGCGGTGCCAAGCGCCTGTATCGCGTGATCGACTTCAAACGCCGCAAATTCGACGTGCCCGCCACGGTCGAGCGTCTGGAGTATGACCCCAACCGCACCGCCTTCATCGCGCTGATCCGCTATGAAGACGGCGAGCTCGCCTACATCCTGGCGCCTCAGCGCCTGGCGGTGGGTGATGCGGTTCTGGCCGGCGAGCGTGTGGACGTGAAGCCGGGCAATGCCATGCCCCTCAAGGCGATGCCGGTCGGTACGATCGTGCACAATGTCGAGCTGAAGCCCCTGAAGGGCGGTCAGATCGCGCGGTCTGCCGGCGCTTATGCCCAGCTGGTTGGCCGCGATGCGGGCTACGCCCAGCTGCGCCTGATGAGTGGCGAACTGCGCGCGGTGCACCAGGACTGCATGGCCACGATCGGCGCTGTGTCGAACGCGGACCATCTGAACATCAATCTGGGTAAAGCCGGCCGCAAGCGTCACATGGGCAAGCGCCCGTCAGTGCGCGGCGTGGCCATGAACCCGGTCGACCACCCGCACGGCGGCGGCGAAGGCCGCACCTCGGGCGGCCGCCACCCGGTGACCCCGTGGGGCAAGCCGACCAAGGGTCCGCGCACGCGGTCGAACAAATCGACCAGTAAATTCATCATCCGCTCGCGCCACGAGCGCAAGAAACGCTAG
- a CDS encoding 50S ribosomal protein L23 — MPAPRHYDTLIAPVITEKSTLLSEDNKVVFRVPLDATKKDIAEAVEELFKVKVKAVNTLIQKGKTKRFRGIKGRRDDVKKAVVTLEDGHSIDVTTGL, encoded by the coding sequence ATGCCCGCTCCGCGTCATTACGACACTCTGATCGCGCCGGTGATCACGGAAAAATCCACCCTTCTGTCGGAAGACAACAAGGTGGTGTTCCGCGTGCCCCTGGACGCGACCAAGAAAGATATCGCCGAGGCGGTCGAGGAATTGTTCAAGGTCAAGGTTAAGGCCGTGAACACCCTCATCCAAAAAGGCAAAACCAAACGTTTCCGCGGCATTAAAGGCCGGCGTGATGACGTCAAGAAAGCGGTTGTGACCCTCGAAGACGGTCACTCCATTGACGTCACCACGGGCCTCTAG
- the rplP gene encoding 50S ribosomal protein L16: protein MLQPKRTKFRKAHKGRISGVAKGGFTLNFGSYGLKAMEPERVTARQIEATRRAITRHMKRAGRVWIRVFPDVPVSKKPTEVRMGKGKGSPEFWAARVKPGRIMFEIDGVPDDVAREALRLGAAKLPIKTRVVTRPGE, encoded by the coding sequence ATGCTTCAACCGAAGCGCACCAAATTCCGCAAAGCGCACAAAGGCCGCATCAGCGGCGTGGCGAAGGGCGGGTTCACGTTGAACTTCGGCTCCTACGGGCTGAAGGCCATGGAGCCTGAGCGCGTGACCGCGCGCCAGATCGAAGCCACCCGCCGGGCCATCACGCGCCACATGAAGCGTGCCGGCCGGGTCTGGATCCGTGTGTTCCCCGACGTGCCGGTGTCGAAAAAGCCGACCGAAGTGCGGATGGGTAAAGGCAAGGGCTCGCCCGAGTTCTGGGCCGCCCGCGTCAAGCCGGGCCGGATCATGTTTGAAATTGACGGCGTGCCTGACGATGTGGCGCGCGAGGCGCTTCGCCTCGGCGCAGCCAAATTGCCGATCAAGACCCGGGTCGTAACCCGTCCGGGCGAGTAA
- the rplD gene encoding 50S ribosomal protein L4: MKIDVVKLDAGKAGSVELNADIFGIAEIRADLLHRCVKWQLSQRQTGNHKVKQRSEIARTTKKMYKQKGTGGARHGARSAPNFVGGGVAHGPRVRSHATDLPKKVRALALRHALSAKAGGNQLIVLDEARLDAPKTRDLVALFAKLGLSNALIIDGETLDENFARAARNVPLIDVLPAQGLNVYDVLRRDTLVLTRAALDKINERLAPQEAA, from the coding sequence ATGAAGATCGACGTCGTCAAGCTGGACGCCGGCAAGGCCGGGTCGGTTGAGCTGAACGCGGATATTTTCGGCATCGCCGAGATCCGCGCCGACCTCCTGCACCGTTGCGTCAAATGGCAGCTGTCGCAGCGCCAGACCGGTAATCACAAGGTCAAGCAGCGCAGCGAGATCGCCCGCACGACCAAGAAAATGTACAAGCAGAAGGGCACTGGCGGCGCGCGTCACGGTGCGCGTTCGGCCCCGAACTTTGTCGGTGGCGGTGTGGCCCACGGGCCGCGCGTGCGTTCGCACGCTACCGACCTGCCCAAGAAGGTCCGCGCGCTGGCCCTGCGCCATGCGCTGTCGGCCAAGGCGGGTGGCAATCAGCTGATCGTGCTGGACGAGGCGCGCCTTGATGCGCCCAAGACCCGCGATCTGGTCGCTCTGTTCGCCAAGCTCGGGCTCAGCAATGCGCTGATCATCGACGGCGAGACGCTGGACGAGAACTTTGCGCGCGCCGCGCGCAACGTGCCGCTCATTGACGTGCTGCCCGCTCAAGGGCTGAACGTTTATGACGTGCTGCGCCGGGACACCCTGGTGCTGACGCGTGCGGCTCTGGACAAGATCAACGAGCGGCTCGCGCCGCAGGAGGCTGCGTGA
- the rpmC gene encoding 50S ribosomal protein L29: MTGEDVRALSDDQLQDSLLKLKKEQFNLRFQRATGQLENTARFMQIRRDIARIKTDQRRRALQTQGS, from the coding sequence ATGACAGGCGAAGACGTGCGCGCACTCAGCGACGACCAGCTTCAGGACTCGCTCCTCAAGCTCAAGAAAGAACAGTTCAATTTGCGGTTCCAGCGGGCCACCGGCCAGCTTGAGAACACCGCGCGCTTTATGCAGATCCGCCGGGATATCGCCCGGATCAAGACGGATCAGCGCCGGCGCGCGCTTCAGACCCAGGGGAGCTGA
- the rpsC gene encoding 30S ribosomal protein S3 encodes MGQKVNPIGLRLGINRTWDSRWYAKGEEYADLLHEDIKIRAFLKDKLKTASISRIIIERPHKKCRITIHTARPGVVIGKKGGDIEKLRKEISKMVDGEVFLNLVEVRKPEVDATLVAESIAQQLERRIAFRRAMKRSLQTTMRMGALGCKIMVGGRLGGAEIARVEKYSEGSVPLHTLRADIDYGFAEAKTAMGIIGIKVWIYKGEILEHDPMAQEKRMLDSGEQRNRSGRQAA; translated from the coding sequence ATGGGTCAGAAAGTCAATCCGATCGGCCTGCGTCTTGGTATCAACCGGACCTGGGATTCGCGCTGGTACGCCAAGGGCGAGGAATACGCCGACCTTCTGCACGAAGACATCAAGATCCGCGCGTTCCTGAAAGACAAGCTCAAGACCGCGTCGATCTCGCGCATCATCATCGAGCGCCCGCACAAGAAGTGCCGCATCACTATCCACACGGCGCGTCCGGGTGTGGTGATCGGCAAAAAAGGCGGCGATATCGAGAAGCTCCGCAAGGAAATCTCGAAGATGGTCGACGGCGAAGTGTTCCTCAACCTGGTTGAGGTGCGCAAGCCGGAAGTGGACGCCACCCTGGTTGCCGAGAGCATCGCCCAGCAGCTGGAGCGCCGTATCGCGTTCCGCCGCGCGATGAAGCGCTCGCTTCAGACCACGATGCGCATGGGCGCTCTGGGCTGCAAGATCATGGTTGGCGGCCGTCTGGGCGGCGCGGAAATCGCGCGCGTCGAGAAGTATTCCGAAGGCTCGGTGCCGCTGCACACGCTGCGCGCCGATATCGATTATGGCTTCGCCGAAGCCAAGACCGCGATGGGCATTATCGGGATCAAGGTGTGGATCTACAAAGGCGAGATCCTCGAGCACGATCCGATGGCCCAGGAAAAGCGCATGCTCGACTCCGGTGAGCAGCGCAACCGGTCGGGCCGGCAAGCGGCGTAA
- the rpsJ gene encoding 30S ribosomal protein S10, whose product MAQQNIRIRLKAFDHRVLDSSASEIVSTAKRTGANVRGPIPLPTRIEKFTVLRGPHIDKKSREQFEIRTHKRVLDIVDPTPQTVDALMKLDLSAGVDVEIKLGA is encoded by the coding sequence ATGGCGCAGCAGAATATCCGAATTCGCCTGAAGGCGTTTGATCACCGCGTGCTCGATTCGTCGGCCAGCGAGATCGTGTCGACGGCGAAGCGCACCGGCGCGAACGTGCGCGGGCCGATCCCGCTGCCTACGCGCATTGAGAAGTTCACCGTGCTGCGCGGCCCGCACATCGACAAGAAGTCGCGCGAGCAGTTCGAAATCCGCACGCACAAGCGCGTGCTCGATATCGTCGACCCGACCCCCCAGACCGTCGACGCGCTGATGAAGCTCGACCTGTCGGCTGGCGTCGACGTCGAGATCAAGCTGGGAGCGTAG